One Prolixibacteraceae bacterium DNA segment encodes these proteins:
- a CDS encoding transposase yields MRLLRRKSIPSDLPRQVEVIEPDDVPEGAIRIGEEISERIEFSPGKLYVRQIVRPKYRLPEEDNIIISELPSDLIPKCMAGNSLISQFIVDKFYDHIPLYRVQGIFKRSGIDFPKATINGWIRKAAELLSPLYKHIEKKVIQSDYIQADETSIKVLTDKKQGATHLGYFWIYYAPHIKSCLFTYDNSRRSSVPEST; encoded by the coding sequence TTGAGGTTATTAAGAAGAAAAAGTATCCCTTCTGACCTTCCTCGTCAAGTAGAAGTGATTGAACCTGATGATGTCCCAGAGGGAGCAATTCGTATTGGAGAAGAGATATCAGAGAGGATTGAATTTAGTCCAGGTAAGCTTTATGTAAGACAAATTGTTCGTCCAAAATATCGTTTACCCGAAGAGGATAACATTATCATCTCCGAACTTCCGTCGGATCTTATCCCCAAATGTATGGCGGGAAACTCATTAATAAGTCAATTTATTGTTGATAAATTCTACGACCATATACCTCTTTATAGAGTCCAAGGGATCTTCAAAAGATCAGGAATTGATTTTCCTAAAGCAACCATCAATGGATGGATAAGGAAGGCTGCTGAACTACTTTCTCCACTATACAAACATATCGAGAAAAAAGTAATCCAGTCAGACTATATTCAAGCCGATGAGACAAGTATCAAGGTTCTAACAGATAAGAAACAAGGAGCCACTCACCTTGGTTACTTCTGGATCTATTATGCCCCACATATAAAGAGTTGTTTATTTACTTACGATAACTCTCGAAGGAGTTCTGTACCAGAATCTACTTAA
- a CDS encoding ISL3 family transposase, with the protein MRSEEGACIYDLDKGVVLQVGKGKGSEALVPFWKRIKINKVQIESVAIDMSPAYILSVKTNAPKATMVFDHFHIIKKLNETISKIRRDLYNKEKDKVIKKSLKGSRWLLLKNPENLNLEKGEDSRLEKVLETNTTLFYAYYLKEELRELWNQDNIRDASKLLKQWIEEANETEIPQLKKMVELLTKHKTGILNWYKCNISTGPLEGINNKIKTLKRQAYGYRDLDFFMLKIKAMHQDIYAKCG; encoded by the coding sequence ATTCGCAGTGAAGAAGGGGCATGTATATATGACTTAGATAAAGGAGTCGTTTTACAAGTAGGAAAAGGTAAAGGTTCTGAGGCATTGGTTCCTTTTTGGAAACGAATAAAGATCAATAAAGTCCAAATAGAGTCTGTTGCCATTGATATGTCACCTGCCTATATTCTTTCAGTAAAAACCAATGCACCTAAAGCTACTATGGTATTTGACCATTTCCATATAATAAAGAAACTAAATGAGACTATAAGTAAAATTAGAAGAGATCTTTACAACAAAGAGAAGGATAAGGTTATCAAGAAAAGTTTAAAAGGAAGTCGTTGGCTATTGTTAAAGAACCCAGAGAATCTCAACCTTGAGAAAGGGGAAGACTCAAGACTTGAAAAAGTATTAGAAACGAATACCACCTTGTTTTACGCATATTATTTGAAAGAAGAATTGAGGGAATTATGGAATCAAGATAATATTAGAGACGCTTCAAAATTACTTAAACAATGGATAGAAGAGGCAAATGAGACTGAAATCCCTCAGCTTAAGAAAATGGTAGAACTATTGACCAAACACAAAACAGGAATTCTAAATTGGTATAAGTGCAATATCTCCACGGGGCCTTTAGAAGGAATAAATAACAAGATTAAAACCTTAAAAAGACAAGCATATGGCTATCGTGACTTAGATTTTTTTATGTTAAAAATAAAAGCAATGCATCAAGATATATACGCAAAATGTGGATGA
- a CDS encoding transposase, whose translation MKNDEYDDQLDEIKTLRSRLIKRIDSVFTFLEYYEVPFDNNASERSIRNIKIKQKVSAGYRTEEGAQRYAMLRSIVDTLKKQGKSVVRMIAHWLSQNHLKVSWQ comes from the coding sequence TTGAAAAATGACGAGTATGACGATCAGCTAGATGAGATCAAGACATTACGGAGTCGATTAATTAAAAGGATTGATAGTGTGTTTACTTTCTTAGAGTATTACGAAGTTCCTTTTGACAACAATGCATCCGAAAGGTCAATACGTAATATTAAAATAAAACAAAAAGTATCTGCAGGTTATCGAACAGAAGAAGGAGCCCAAAGGTATGCCATGTTACGCTCTATTGTTGATACACTTAAAAAACAAGGAAAGAGTGTAGTGAGAATGATTGCTCATTGGTTATCTCAAAACCATCTTAAGGTCAGTTGGCAATAA
- a CDS encoding TonB-dependent receptor translates to MKLNSLLFILMLFFVTTTYAQKFNVKGVVKDAKTGETIPGVNVIIKGENTGGITNIDGVFNLKTKSPRSTLIFSFIGYKKKVVFLKGRSKLEVEMTTMRTELDETVVIGYGSVKKSDLSGSVASIKSDDLNSTPNPDVVSALQGKVAGVFIETSEGGPGASLNVRIRSGSSIGANTAPLYVIDGFPVDDNPVGVTTGISGNDNMNPLGNLDPATIESVEVLKDASSTAIYGARGANGVVLITTKSGKAGKNDITITAKYGTQQLANRLNLCNSLQHAEYLWYKNRQQERFPTAEAYRDSINPKHIDTDWQNELFGVGTLQNYGVNFSGGVKKYRYNAFTSYFENTGIIPNNGLKRYLVDAKLQMEFGKLNVSFIQKSSYTETNGVDTKTNGSLVSAGIIRQVVNASPSKSVTYSPEEMFNEDTGEEKSDIRNPYIFVWDVTNKIKLMQNISKVSFKYNFTKHFYYNLDLGGSINYTKGDIYYPSTTKMGAGSHGRGMIKNNLSVKGVQTSILNFSNTFNGKHSLNLMGAFSTEKYYSESQQLSSSNFSMDDLNTANMSVGMKPGKPGSGKSAGGLISYIGRFNYVYDDRYILTGSMRADGASRFGAGHKWGYFPSGAFAWRVNQEKFLKGVKVLSNWKFRLSYGHTGNQRVGNYESLTRTGFDSYSFGGKVATSLVVNSIGNPYLKWQTSVQSNLGMDLGFNRNKISFTIDVYKKVGRDLLQNIAMPYSTGFNSMRKNFGSVENRGIEFSMNTVNVSSKFFKWTTNFNISKNENIIRELGPGQDHLLRGVYLDKVNEKSGAFYGFKQVGIIQNEEELAIYRHGKFRANMIVGQRKFEDIDRKGSIYAEDGTPIKVVIDDKDRTTVGNNQAKFYGGLSNSFRFGNLSIGVRFRFKYGGDVYNKLNEKLLGNWMPSDNRLVSVLDFWRPEVKDESGAIIDPGNVNSFQPNPIARDYRNTIINTFIEDGSYVRLSSVNIGYNFSKKFLRKIKLKGLKLYVKGDNLYTWTKYSGYDPELSNSIDNGNYPKSKNFTAGLSIKF, encoded by the coding sequence ATGAAATTAAACAGTTTGTTGTTTATCTTGATGTTATTTTTTGTGACGACTACTTATGCCCAAAAGTTCAATGTAAAGGGAGTCGTTAAAGATGCAAAAACAGGAGAGACAATACCAGGGGTAAATGTTATAATCAAAGGGGAAAATACAGGTGGTATAACCAATATCGACGGAGTTTTTAATTTAAAAACTAAGAGTCCTAGATCGACCTTGATTTTTTCATTTATTGGTTACAAAAAGAAAGTGGTTTTCTTAAAAGGTAGATCGAAATTGGAAGTGGAGATGACTACTATGAGAACTGAACTTGATGAAACCGTTGTTATTGGTTATGGTTCTGTGAAGAAAAGTGATTTGTCTGGATCGGTAGCTTCTATTAAGAGTGATGATTTAAATAGTACACCGAATCCAGATGTCGTTTCTGCATTGCAAGGAAAAGTTGCAGGTGTTTTTATTGAGACCTCAGAAGGAGGTCCAGGTGCTAGTTTAAATGTGCGTATTCGTAGTGGAAGTTCAATTGGTGCAAATACAGCCCCATTATATGTAATTGATGGTTTTCCTGTGGATGATAATCCTGTGGGTGTCACAACGGGTATTTCTGGAAACGATAACATGAATCCTCTTGGAAACTTAGATCCAGCGACCATTGAGTCTGTAGAGGTTTTAAAAGATGCATCATCTACAGCAATTTATGGTGCTAGAGGAGCGAATGGTGTTGTTTTGATTACGACAAAATCAGGTAAAGCGGGTAAAAATGATATTACTATCACAGCAAAGTATGGAACGCAACAGCTTGCTAATAGATTAAATCTTTGTAATTCTTTGCAACATGCTGAGTATTTATGGTATAAAAATAGACAGCAAGAACGATTTCCTACTGCAGAAGCATATCGCGATTCGATAAACCCAAAACATATCGACACAGATTGGCAAAATGAACTTTTTGGTGTTGGAACACTTCAGAATTATGGTGTTAACTTTTCTGGAGGTGTGAAGAAATATAGATATAATGCTTTTACTTCCTATTTTGAAAATACTGGTATTATTCCAAATAATGGTCTTAAGAGATATTTGGTAGACGCTAAATTGCAGATGGAGTTTGGGAAACTTAATGTTTCTTTTATTCAGAAATCAAGTTATACTGAGACAAATGGAGTGGACACTAAAACGAATGGATCTTTGGTGAGTGCAGGTATCATAAGACAGGTTGTAAATGCATCTCCTTCAAAAAGTGTTACCTATTCACCAGAGGAAATGTTTAATGAGGATACTGGAGAAGAGAAATCGGACATTCGAAATCCATATATCTTTGTTTGGGATGTCACCAATAAAATTAAACTAATGCAGAACATTAGTAAGGTTTCTTTTAAATATAACTTTACTAAGCACTTCTATTACAATTTAGATCTTGGAGGGTCTATAAATTACACAAAAGGTGATATTTACTATCCTTCCACTACTAAAATGGGCGCTGGTTCTCATGGTCGTGGTATGATTAAAAATAATTTAAGTGTAAAAGGAGTTCAAACAAGTATTTTGAACTTTTCGAATACTTTCAATGGTAAGCACAGCCTTAATTTGATGGGAGCTTTCTCAACTGAAAAGTACTATTCGGAGTCTCAGCAGTTATCTAGTTCTAATTTTAGTATGGACGACTTGAATACTGCAAATATGTCTGTTGGAATGAAGCCTGGTAAACCTGGTTCAGGTAAGTCTGCAGGAGGTCTTATCTCTTATATTGGACGATTCAACTATGTGTATGATGATCGTTATATCTTGACTGGTTCAATGCGTGCCGATGGTGCTTCTCGTTTTGGAGCAGGCCATAAATGGGGATATTTCCCTTCTGGTGCTTTTGCTTGGCGTGTAAATCAAGAGAAGTTCTTGAAAGGAGTGAAGGTGTTGTCAAATTGGAAATTTCGTTTAAGTTATGGACATACAGGTAACCAAAGAGTGGGGAACTATGAATCTCTAACACGTACAGGATTTGATTCGTATTCTTTTGGTGGCAAAGTAGCAACATCATTGGTTGTAAATTCTATTGGAAACCCATATTTGAAGTGGCAAACTTCAGTGCAGTCTAACTTAGGAATGGACTTAGGTTTCAATCGCAATAAGATTAGTTTTACTATTGATGTCTATAAAAAAGTAGGTAGAGATTTACTACAGAATATAGCAATGCCATATTCTACGGGGTTTAATAGTATGCGTAAGAATTTTGGTAGTGTAGAGAACCGAGGAATCGAATTTTCGATGAATACGGTTAATGTTTCTTCAAAGTTCTTTAAATGGACAACTAATTTTAACATATCTAAGAATGAGAATATTATTAGGGAATTAGGACCAGGTCAAGATCATCTTTTAAGAGGAGTATATCTAGATAAGGTTAATGAGAAGTCTGGAGCCTTTTATGGTTTCAAGCAAGTTGGAATTATACAAAATGAAGAAGAACTTGCTATTTATAGACATGGAAAATTTCGTGCTAATATGATTGTTGGTCAACGTAAATTTGAAGACATTGATAGAAAAGGTAGTATTTATGCAGAAGATGGTACACCTATTAAGGTTGTAATTGATGATAAAGATCGTACAACTGTAGGTAACAATCAAGCTAAATTCTATGGTGGATTATCTAATAGTTTTCGTTTTGGTAATCTTTCTATTGGTGTTCGTTTCCGTTTTAAATATGGTGGAGATGTTTACAATAAGTTGAATGAGAAGTTATTAGGTAATTGGATGCCTTCGGACAACAGATTAGTGTCAGTTCTAGATTTCTGGAGACCTGAAGTGAAAGATGAGAGTGGTGCTATAATAGATCCAGGTAATGTGAATAGTTTTCAACCAAATCCTATTGCTCGTGATTATAGAAATACGATTATTAATACTTTTATTGAAGATGGATCTTATGTAAGACTTTCATCAGTGAATATAGGTTATAATTTTTCTAAAAAGTTTCTTAGAAAGATAAAATTGAAAGGATTGAAGCTGTATGTGAAAGGGGATAATCTCTATACTTGGACTAAATATAGTGGATATGATCCAGAATTGTCCAATAGTATTGATAATGGGAATTATCCTAAATCAAAGAACTTTACTGCAGGTCTAAGTATAAAATTTTAA
- a CDS encoding RagB/SusD family nutrient uptake outer membrane protein codes for MKYIYIVLLFLFLSSCNSLLEENPESFINPDTYFNNAEQALTSVNGVYAAMLNRSNSPFMDLHLKKDIGTSVSAARSNNETLNIYSFTSSARDIKEIYRGYYLAIERANCTINRISKMDPEVTHIKEPLQNRLLSEAKFIRAYSYFGLVRLYGAVPLNVTEVRYDDNFQMSRNSVAEVYKQIIEDLEFASEWLYFKTGSSLSPSYGVDDVGRVSRCAANGLLAKVYLTAASMKRHSHMSEAWNLTMNSYDWVDELLYYQKAKEYGEKVVGFAHDGANVGLEDDVVAPFYYSNENNKESLFELQLIEETGYKGLSAGSMSGIFGNSSKPTSGKYRITLANGFIESFIQNYTSDDLDYTNSDPRMVAFLNVYLWKGKNPKYINLIEPNKFSFVKYKTTARCFFEHDQNQVLLRYADILLVLAEANNELGDQASAAKYVNIIRARARRGSTISKDMDAPIGVNYPESSQPEDVLTSLTQEEMLEVVYQERKWELCYEGQTRFDAVRMGRLVSEIKAQHLYKKPSKKSAKFTYFQQRAQGISAVFDPKKITPGAENIRQHHILFPIPMDELNRNIGIVSQNVGY; via the coding sequence ATGAAATATATTTATATAGTACTCCTCTTTTTGTTTCTATCCTCATGTAATTCATTGCTTGAGGAAAATCCTGAGTCATTTATTAATCCTGACACATACTTTAATAATGCCGAACAAGCATTGACATCTGTAAATGGTGTTTATGCAGCAATGTTGAATCGAAGCAATAGTCCGTTTATGGATCTTCACCTGAAGAAGGATATTGGGACTTCTGTATCTGCTGCTAGGTCTAATAATGAGACGTTAAATATCTATTCTTTTACTTCTAGTGCTAGAGATATAAAAGAGATCTATCGTGGTTATTATTTAGCAATAGAGAGAGCTAACTGTACAATTAATAGGATTTCAAAGATGGATCCTGAGGTGACTCATATTAAAGAGCCACTTCAAAATAGACTTTTATCAGAGGCAAAGTTCATAAGAGCTTATAGTTATTTTGGATTGGTGCGTCTATATGGCGCGGTACCGTTAAATGTTACAGAAGTGAGATATGATGATAATTTTCAGATGTCTCGTAACTCGGTTGCTGAAGTCTATAAGCAAATTATCGAGGATCTTGAGTTTGCATCAGAATGGTTGTATTTTAAGACAGGATCATCGCTATCTCCTAGCTATGGTGTCGATGATGTCGGTCGTGTTTCAAGATGTGCTGCAAATGGGTTGTTAGCAAAAGTTTATTTAACTGCTGCATCCATGAAGAGACATTCTCATATGTCAGAGGCTTGGAATCTAACAATGAATAGTTATGATTGGGTTGACGAATTATTATACTATCAAAAGGCAAAAGAGTATGGTGAAAAAGTAGTTGGATTTGCTCATGATGGAGCGAACGTGGGGTTAGAAGACGATGTTGTTGCTCCTTTCTATTATTCAAATGAGAATAATAAGGAGTCGTTATTTGAGTTGCAATTAATCGAGGAGACTGGTTATAAAGGTCTTTCTGCAGGTTCGATGTCTGGTATATTTGGAAATTCATCGAAGCCTACTTCGGGAAAATATAGGATAACTTTGGCAAATGGATTTATTGAATCATTTATTCAAAATTACACTTCAGATGATTTAGATTATACTAATAGTGATCCTCGTATGGTTGCTTTCTTAAATGTTTATCTTTGGAAGGGTAAGAACCCAAAATATATTAATCTAATAGAACCGAATAAGTTCTCTTTTGTAAAATATAAAACAACTGCTCGTTGTTTTTTTGAACACGATCAAAATCAAGTTTTATTAAGATATGCAGATATCTTGTTGGTATTGGCAGAAGCTAATAATGAACTAGGAGATCAAGCTTCGGCAGCAAAGTATGTAAATATAATTCGTGCTCGTGCTCGTAGAGGCTCTACAATCTCGAAAGATATGGACGCACCTATTGGGGTGAATTATCCTGAATCGAGTCAGCCAGAAGATGTATTGACTAGTTTAACTCAAGAAGAGATGCTAGAAGTAGTATACCAAGAGCGTAAATGGGAGCTTTGTTATGAGGGACAGACACGTTTTGATGCCGTTAGAATGGGACGTCTAGTAAGTGAAATTAAAGCACAGCATTTGTATAAAAAACCATCTAAAAAGTCGGCTAAGTTTACTTATTTTCAGCAACGTGCACAAGGTATTAGTGCAGTGTTTGATCCTAAAAAAATAACTCCAGGAGCAGAAAATATTAGACAGCATCATATCCTATTTCCCATCCCGATGGATGAGCTAAATAGAAATATTGGAATTGTATCCCAAAATGTAGGATATTAA
- a CDS encoding right-handed parallel beta-helix repeat-containing protein: MRNNLLLAIAMILYISVSAKKEIFVSPKGSDKGNGSIEAPFKTIGRASMKVKQFVHKNSSEDIIVYLREGRHQLNKTLVLGLPHTLKNGHKLTFESYKDEDVVLSSGLPIRKWKKVKRYPKGTPSAAKGHLYEAVMPRGLKSFRTLYDGNSRLVRAKSKKFQMPRNEKIRRADSQNAYYNRDRIHLRMFPFTDQIKDWSNLSDVEVFFNPVPWNINIIQLESVDMKNKIAYLAFEANALPFSSGSHRFGWVENVIDYLDKPGEWCVNTKSRKIYYWPESGTPSKTIYAPQLMELVRVEGKIHYDLLKDTPAKNIQFKGLTFSHADRTVWYKNRKGWGIQHDWDTFDYGNAMLRFRGAEACLVENCHFTNSGGSAIRLDLYAQKIKIQKNLIDHVGHMGILLAGYGPGIKDVNKNNVIQNNIIHHCGEIVYHGHAIFAWQSGSNIIANNYIHDVPRKAVGICGVRCQILMKDECNFDEASRTIRWSEVIPNIDSTKSIIQRYAPFLHARNNIIENNRVERTMLKLSDGSSINVSGAGLGNVVRHNYLYDIPYVGIRNDDWQDGTTIRNNLLVNVRRIGIIHKGINTVENNIMINCAKGIHFRAYPQQFFEPESSISHNIFYNTSKDYVPNTTFKWGNMFVHKAGKKPIPYEYQMDYNCYFWPGAKADLEDKRKNGIEAHAVIMDPKFKDIKHFDYRICNKKLIQAIDFKPFDVTMSSFGVNKDYPKNFFLMNEKALADEKYE, translated from the coding sequence ATGAGAAATAATTTATTGTTAGCTATTGCGATGATATTGTATATCTCCGTTAGCGCTAAAAAAGAGATTTTTGTCTCACCTAAGGGAAGCGACAAAGGAAATGGGAGTATTGAAGCCCCTTTTAAAACTATAGGAAGAGCCTCAATGAAAGTGAAGCAGTTCGTTCACAAAAATAGTTCTGAAGATATTATTGTTTATCTACGAGAAGGTCGTCATCAATTAAATAAGACGCTCGTATTGGGATTGCCGCACACACTTAAAAATGGACATAAACTGACGTTCGAATCTTATAAAGATGAAGATGTGGTTTTGTCTTCAGGTCTTCCAATAAGAAAGTGGAAAAAGGTAAAGAGATACCCTAAAGGAACACCTTCTGCGGCAAAGGGACACCTTTATGAGGCGGTAATGCCTCGAGGTTTGAAATCATTCAGGACACTTTATGACGGTAATTCAAGGTTGGTGAGAGCAAAAAGTAAGAAGTTCCAGATGCCAAGAAATGAAAAGATTCGTCGTGCTGATAGTCAAAATGCTTATTATAATAGAGATCGGATTCATCTTCGCATGTTCCCTTTTACTGATCAAATAAAAGATTGGTCAAACTTGTCTGACGTGGAAGTGTTTTTCAATCCAGTACCATGGAATATCAACATCATTCAACTAGAGTCTGTTGATATGAAGAACAAAATTGCCTATCTAGCATTTGAAGCCAATGCTTTACCATTTTCTAGTGGTTCTCATCGTTTTGGTTGGGTTGAGAATGTAATTGATTATCTAGATAAACCAGGAGAGTGGTGTGTGAACACCAAAAGTAGAAAAATATATTATTGGCCTGAATCTGGAACCCCTTCAAAAACAATATATGCACCACAGTTAATGGAGCTTGTTAGAGTGGAAGGGAAGATTCATTATGATCTACTTAAAGACACACCAGCTAAAAATATTCAATTTAAAGGTCTTACATTTAGTCATGCTGATCGTACAGTGTGGTATAAGAATCGTAAAGGATGGGGCATCCAGCATGATTGGGATACATTTGATTATGGTAATGCTATGTTGCGCTTTCGTGGTGCAGAGGCTTGTTTGGTTGAGAACTGTCACTTTACAAATTCTGGAGGAAGTGCTATTCGTTTAGATCTTTATGCACAAAAAATTAAGATACAGAAGAATCTTATCGATCATGTAGGTCATATGGGTATACTTCTTGCTGGATATGGTCCTGGAATAAAAGATGTGAATAAGAATAATGTGATTCAAAATAATATTATTCACCATTGTGGAGAAATTGTATATCATGGACATGCAATTTTCGCGTGGCAGAGTGGTAGCAATATTATTGCAAATAATTATATTCACGACGTGCCTCGTAAAGCCGTTGGTATTTGTGGTGTTCGATGTCAAATTTTGATGAAAGATGAGTGTAACTTTGATGAAGCTTCGAGAACGATACGCTGGAGTGAGGTAATTCCTAATATTGATAGTACAAAGAGTATTATTCAACGTTATGCTCCATTTCTTCATGCTCGCAATAATATTATTGAGAATAATAGAGTGGAAAGAACGATGTTAAAACTGAGTGATGGCTCTAGTATTAATGTTTCTGGAGCAGGTCTTGGCAATGTGGTGAGACATAATTATTTGTATGATATTCCATATGTAGGTATTCGTAACGATGATTGGCAAGATGGTACAACTATTCGAAACAATCTATTGGTTAACGTAAGAAGAATTGGGATTATCCATAAAGGAATTAATACCGTTGAGAATAATATCATGATAAATTGTGCTAAGGGAATCCATTTTAGAGCTTATCCACAACAATTCTTTGAGCCAGAGTCTTCAATCTCACATAATATCTTCTATAATACATCAAAGGACTATGTCCCCAATACCACTTTTAAATGGGGGAATATGTTTGTACATAAAGCAGGGAAAAAGCCAATTCCTTACGAGTATCAGATGGATTATAACTGTTATTTCTGGCCTGGTGCAAAAGCAGATCTTGAAGATAAGCGTAAGAATGGTATCGAAGCACATGCTGTAATCATGGATCCTAAGTTTAAAGATATCAAGCATTTTGATTATAGAATTTGTAATAAGAAATTGATTCAAGCAATTGACTTCAAGCCTTTTGATGTGACAATGTCCAGCTTTGGTGTAAACAAAGACTACCCAAAGAATTTTTTTTTGATGAATGAAAAAGCATTGGCTGATGAAAAATATGAATAA
- a CDS encoding sulfatase-like hydrolase/transferase, whose protein sequence is MKQIALALGITSMCFVGCKTVKENQHSNSVTMSKKSPNVILIMADDLGYGDVGFNGNKIIQTPNLDALSKKGVTFTNFYAGGPVCSPTRGTCLTGRHYARYGIYTANVGHLPKEEVTIYDLLKEKGYSTGHFGKWHLGTIVKGVSSKGKKRKPILNFNPPWEQNVDESFVTESAVATWNPTENDRYKKNEYYHNGVRETANLEGDDSRVVMDRVLPFIEDATKKSKPFFSVIWFHAPHEPVVAGPEYKAKYSNYTDREQNYFGCITALDDQVGRLVKHLDSLGQLENTIICFCSDNGPEGKHENKRFIGKTGGLRGRKRSLYCGGVGVPAFMVWPGVIDSNSQTSYITSTLDYLPTLVDGLSLSIGDDRPIDGVSLMPMFMGKSKVRKNPLPFMYKGKGAIINEDLKYIVTNGKLTEVYDLRNDRFEENNIIDSHIDQVGKMKIYMTNWNNSCRNSQKGEDYKSRNYKPVDKWQGLRIN, encoded by the coding sequence ATGAAACAAATAGCTCTTGCATTAGGGATCACCTCAATGTGTTTTGTTGGATGTAAAACAGTGAAAGAAAACCAACATTCGAATAGTGTCACAATGTCAAAAAAATCCCCCAATGTGATATTAATTATGGCCGATGATTTGGGTTATGGTGATGTTGGATTTAATGGAAATAAGATTATTCAAACTCCAAATTTAGATGCCCTTTCAAAAAAAGGGGTGACCTTTACAAACTTCTATGCTGGAGGACCAGTATGTTCGCCGACGAGGGGTACTTGCCTAACAGGAAGACACTATGCTCGTTATGGAATTTATACTGCAAATGTAGGTCACCTGCCAAAGGAGGAAGTAACCATATATGACCTACTAAAAGAGAAAGGCTACAGTACTGGTCATTTTGGTAAATGGCATTTAGGAACAATCGTGAAAGGAGTCTCTTCTAAAGGAAAAAAACGCAAGCCTATTCTTAACTTTAACCCTCCTTGGGAACAGAATGTGGATGAATCTTTTGTTACAGAATCTGCTGTAGCCACATGGAATCCAACAGAGAATGATAGATATAAGAAAAATGAGTACTATCACAATGGCGTAAGAGAAACTGCAAATTTAGAAGGAGACGATTCAAGAGTGGTGATGGATAGAGTGTTGCCATTTATTGAAGATGCTACAAAAAAGAGTAAGCCATTCTTTAGTGTTATTTGGTTTCATGCTCCTCACGAACCCGTTGTTGCTGGACCAGAGTATAAAGCGAAATATAGCAATTATACGGATAGAGAACAGAACTATTTTGGTTGCATTACTGCTTTAGATGATCAAGTAGGTCGCTTGGTAAAACATTTAGATAGTCTTGGTCAGTTGGAGAATACGATCATCTGTTTTTGTAGTGATAATGGTCCTGAAGGGAAACATGAGAATAAACGATTTATTGGTAAAACGGGAGGATTAAGAGGAAGGAAAAGGTCTCTCTATTGTGGAGGTGTAGGTGTCCCAGCTTTTATGGTTTGGCCTGGAGTGATTGATTCTAATTCCCAAACCTCTTATATTACATCTACTTTAGACTATCTCCCTACACTTGTGGATGGTCTTAGTCTGTCTATCGGTGATGACCGTCCTATTGATGGAGTCTCATTGATGCCAATGTTTATGGGAAAATCGAAGGTGAGAAAAAACCCACTTCCTTTTATGTATAAAGGAAAAGGAGCGATTATTAATGAAGATCTAAAATATATTGTTACAAATGGAAAGCTTACTGAAGTGTATGATCTGCGAAATGATCGATTTGAAGAAAATAATATCATTGATAGCCATATAGATCAGGTTGGGAAAATGAAAATCTATATGACTAATTGGAATAATTCGTGTAGAAATAGTCAAAAAGGAGAGGACTACAAAAGTCGTAATTATAAGCCTGTTGACAAATGGCAAGGCTTAAGAATAAACTAA